A DNA window from Drosophila virilis strain 15010-1051.87 chromosome 4, Dvir_AGI_RSII-ME, whole genome shotgun sequence contains the following coding sequences:
- the Cda5 gene encoding mucin-2 isoform X3, translating to MLSCSPPLVCIRQWLTNAQSKRTPRVTNSRSFSTNVKSTSSNGVSFDCPEEFGYYPHPTDCTQYYVCVFGGALLESCTGGLMYSHELQTCDWPRNVGCELVDSGTSATSTEVGNASRNKPQQHVPSRIRFGAAFTSPAATQKTITVPPQYHRSPPQIIPAQVQHIPPPPELAVSPNPVVTSRGQPKSLLDSQEEIAKLYAEAQETLPPVEEEESDRQQRVYRGQPSTVSQVQRDRDGILHQASINAIPNHGKIGSYTFGTAYSESLDDDVIIEHELSHNRLDVYRRRKRRDVSGLMLTTPEETSVPTEIPNDSNTSSEVMESDSANSTQQGSGETTNNSNNSNNSQEQYDEAAPLVSQLQKYSSKISQSEIGFPYTDADYSEHVEDNNDTVTGESKRRARQLRPFPHAAVKWPAHGYRSVDPPFQQPYIQKNSYSFGSFNPYLTPPSQQAHTNQNYNKLNPGPGYKAYPQQPQQQEPVAPYGKKPTLVYTGYNLSLPPPPLEDDFRPIAGNYYGAASSTSSRPPGGYQEETSQADLLPYLIQQLKELKERRKQIQTENFAYFHLDNQPIAPTTHSTTPRPSFEYFSTTKSTPQVTPNSHNAQYSTMGGFYNNNPDYVPSTSNYSGKLISQYSITQSPEPQSTTESNYFQYNIIANQKMKGVYNTAKLNQIDHAAVKVRPPVTPLQVTPNFNIVSAPNLAYNKPNDLQLIPFRDLSHLPVGISYASNTTIPESYQTFTKSISSTVPPKLDSHKPPTTAKPQMTNFQFNINEFMANLKASDLASFNPAVNPLIKYFKQVSNDGSGNIRNALILRRPVSSSTPTSTITTRAPFKSNSTPTKASISSTTQASTTPSLKGYKVFVKNTQNQINKHIPEPNQSTTTSTPRSRNSGSRTTTTQRTVEYYDEDYDDGVDEDMLPPSRMPPYMPMSETMAPPRPQVTTNVPPTTRASKIRPSVQTGFMEATTTRRPFPNFLQFNQPNAGIGVPAFISFPSDIFQELKQRLPQLQGSTDVNTQSTLRVRITNTTSTTTPTTLTTPTRIRYTVRPQRVRGQQKWQVQAVNNPDGLQRKQNETGRGAAYAKPGSSNDGLGGQHLNSIHISSNTERQRDIEYQQQQEQHQQKSQPYQSTVRQQQQSTYRPLEILTTPTPPQRPSYSSQPTLSYNTDYDEDLNAQIEQDNVYDQPTRTPQRAEAMTIQALDTRTTASTTERSAARPDGRNYYDTFTTPITNYEETDYSYSSSAEYAQNLPADYYQSEQTLVKTRPSTQAPKSKNTDDYYLIANDVAHSTSAFKVDPTKKYTTMTPTRPPISKSSSVPIRNTNKIATTTTQTVTKPPETTTTTKTTTLNPSSSKAHANKNFKQNVIIKLKTTTSPRTTQAPSTKSPTTSTIKKPSLPTYDSNPFLKSKLQFLAKSLISAVAGSQSQNINDTRTPTQVQSTVTPPFSESWALANDSANSSSTQKYVETIYDETQNVQNVQGEEISSGRNFDTITSPKFLDFINAAAYGASNLVRAPTEKSFKTLYTRENIYNGLEKDKAISTEQNQSKRIQSYVLSDVKPQSFRPTINNSSRAASSDLLDSSSTARPNKAYEYSLESGSHGFTLKAKESLNEENVSEPLFERPESGQRLKPSTTTTTTRLPHTLVNHVSTENEDIIPTTYAPLRIWRNGRPTIKQTHRKPTKMPLLSVTDLSSTTAKATTTTIKAPNTFSSSTERASSGQSFTSRANIFKDNLNRATSNPGMRFVSPYKSLESLLQDERMPHNSLRTTTRTRYANAPASIPFLQTTPKSTHNSFPTNIIQNNATQIVLETMTNGNMRNFSISDVILSTFSPQRPSLPRATTTTTAKTTTTNKIPTEAALTTTILEPTVATVVTSPSIQVSEIAVRARGRSRYTAATISYNLDSVDEPTTYAPKFKIPNSYELRSSTSKPLLRRKAHRGRAATSLRQTISEPTARSGEKYETYKAAQKAKETVYRYQIAPSSAKPITAEDTSSLKRNPNENEALISDTPRAEALIAQQPLENKHNNSIEQSISTETSASSIQDVHIITDRPPVKYLYSNKYRQKTAERTLADSLQNAGYITTANGRTKFRATNVLEQLQHFLSASDSDESGSSQFVDEVYGSEIKASVNEITPGFSTNRSAMTTMRSTTAMSASLPTTRVPLFAFKSTGNPSKSYTPTPTISIIETDATKANISIPDISTEPVPSTTTATPSVTISSPPTTRVSRVNNALKSSIAAAAAQSSSPVSTSSTYQMPGGRANKFQYGLASNSNNNQHQYNNNNAAVAAVSVKCSDSTLSPKCNEIPSRNNNRNRGSSIFTNQDRDTAATPNRGTHPPRTRPTLKPAGTIVSKAQEFVDIYRYPPSRPDPLYPQPTPDKTAAKCRKDVCLLPDCYCGGKDIPGGLNVSDTPQIVLITFDDAISTINIDLYDELFNNKSRKNPNGCPLRATFYLSHEWTDYGMVQDLYSDGHEMASHTVSHSFGEQFSQKKWTREIAGQREILAAYGGVKLSDVRGMRAPFLSVGGNKMYKMLYDSNFTYDSSMPVYENRPPSWPYTLDYKIFHDCMIPPCPTRSYPGVWQVPMVMWQDLNGGRCSMGDACSNPSDSEGVTKMIMKNFERHYTTNRAPFGLFYHAAWFTQPHHKEGFIKFLDAINAMQDVWIITNWQALQWVRDPTPTSRINSFQPFQCDYSDRPKRCNNPKVCNLWHKSGVRYMKTCQPCPDIYPWTGKSGIRSSRIDNEVEEPSAQN from the exons ATGCTCAGTTGCAGTCCGCCGCTTGTGTGTATAAGACAGT GGTTGACGAATGCACAAAGCAAACGTACACCACGTGTCACTAATTCACGCAGTTTTAGCACCAATGTTAAGTCTACCAGCTCAAATGGGGTTAGCTTTGACTGTCCCGAAGAGTTTGGGTATTACCCTCATCCCACGGACTGCACACAGTATTACGTATGCGTATTCGGTGGTGCGTTACTCGAGAGCTGTACTGGAGGTCTTATGTACTCGCATGAACTGCAGACTTGTGATTGGCCCAGAAACGTGGGTTGCGAACTGGTGGATAGTGGCACGTCGGCCACCTCTACCGAAGTAGGTAACGCCTCACGTAATAAGCCACAGCAACATGTTCCCAGCCGCATTCGCTTTGGGGCCGCCTTCACCAGCCCTGCAGCTACACAAAAGACAATCACAGTCCCGCCACAGTATCATCGTTCACCTCCACAAATCATACCAGCGCAGGTTCAGCACATACCACCGCCCCCAGAATTGGCCGTATCACCAAATCCGGTGGTCACGTCACGCGGACAACCAAAATCGCTTCTGGACTCGCAGGAGGAAATAGCTAAG CTCTACGCTGAGGCACAAGAAACGCTGCCACCAGTTGAAGAGGAGGAAAGCGATCGTCAGCAACGTGTTTATCGTGGCCAGCCGAGTACTGTTAGCCAAGTACAGCGGGACCGCGATGGCATCCTACACCAGGCCAGCATAAATGCTATACCCAATCATGGAAAAATTGGGTCCTACACGTTCGGAACAGCTTACAG CGAAAGCTTGGACGACGACGTGATAATCGAACACGAACTGTCACATAATCGACTTGATGTATACAGAAGACGCAAACGACGCGATGTTAGTGGGTTAATGCTGACTACGCCAGAGGAAACATCTGTCCCTACTGAAATACCAAACGATTCAAATACCTCTAGCGAGGTAATGGAGTCCGATAGTGCCAACAGTACCCAACAGGGCAGTGGCGAAACGACGAATAATTCCAATAACTCGAATAACTCACAAGAGCAGTATGATGAGGCAGCGCCATTAGTCTCTCAACTGCAAAAGTACTCATCAAAAATCAGTCAATCTGAGATTGGTTTTCCTTATACGGACGCAGACTACAGTGAGCATGTCGAAGACAACAATGATACGGTTACAGGGGAATCAAAGCGACGTGCTCGTCAATTGCGGCCCTTTCCGCATGCAGCTGTTAAATGGCCGGCGCATGGCTACCGATCCGTTGACCCACCATTTCAGCAGCCGTACATTCAAAAAAATAGCTACAGTTTTGGTAGCTTTAATCCCTATCTCACTCCACCAAGCCAACAAGCTCACACCAATCAAAACTATAATAAACTAAACCCAGGTCCTGGATATAAGGCTTATCCccagcagccacaacagcagGAACCTGTTGCGCCATATGGAAAAAAACCAACTTTGGTCTACACAGGCTATAATTTGTCACTACCTCCGCCTCCGTTGGAAGATGACTTTCGACCCATTGCAGGTAACTACTATGGTGCAGCCAGCTCGACAAGCTCAAGGCCACCAGGTGGTTATCAAGAAGAAACGAGCCAAGCCGATTTACTACCCTACctcatacaacagcttaaagAGCTCAAAGAACGcagaaaacaaatacaaactgAAAATTTTGCGTACTTTCATTTAGACAATCAACCTATTGCCCCCACCACGCACAGCACCACCCCACGGCCGTCATTCGAGTACTTTTCCACGACTAAGTCAACGCCCCAAGTAACGCCAAACAGCCACAATGCGCAATACAGCACCATGGGTGGATTTTACAATAACAACCCGGATTATGTGCCAAGCACATCAAACTATTCTGGCAAACTGATATCTCAATACAGCATTACTCAAAGTCCAGAGCCACAGAGCACGACAGAGAGCAATTACTTccaatataatattattgcGAATCAAAAGATGAAGGGCGTATACAATACTGCCAAGTTGAATCAAATAGACCATGCCGCAGTAAAGGTGCGCCCACCGGTTACGCCACTACAGGTGACACCCAACTTTAATATTGTTTCGGCGCCTAATTTAGCTTACAACAAACCTAATGACCTGCAGCTAATACCTTTCCGAGATTTGTCACATTTGCCAGTCGGAATCAGCTATGCTTCAAATACTACCATACCAGAATCGTATCAGACTTTTACCAAATCTATCAGCTCCACTGTGCCTCCCAAGCTGGACTCACACAAACCTCCGACAACTGCCAAGCCTCAGAtgacaaattttcaatttaatattaacGAATTTATGGCAAACTTAAAAGCTAGTGATCTGGCTAGCTTTAATCCGGCTGTAAACCCATTAATTAAGTATTTTAAGCAGGTAAGCAATGATGGAAGTGGCAATATTCGCAATGCCTTGATTCTTCGCAGACCCGTCAGCAGCTCGACGCCAACTAGCACAATAACAACCCGAGCTCCTTTCAAATCCAATTCAACACCTACAAAAGCGTCGATAAGCTCAACTACTCAAGCGTCGACTACGCCTAGTCTTAAAGGTTATAAAGTTTTCGTAAAGAATACGCAAAATCAGATTAACAAACATATACCTGAACCAAATCAATCAACGACGACCAGCACACCACGATCACGGAACAGTGGCAGCAGAACTACCACCACTCAGAGAACTGTCGAATACTACGACGAGGATTACGATGATGGAGTTGATGAAGACATGCTGCCACCGTCACGCATGCCCCCCTACATGCCCATGTCAGAGACAATGGCACCACCTCGTCCACAGGTCACAACTAATGTACCACCCACGACAAGGGCAAGCAAAATTCGCCCCAGCGTACAAACAGGATTTATGGAAGCCACAACAACGCGCCGGCCATTTCCAAATTTTTTACAATTCAATCAGCCCAACGCAGGCATTGGAGTTCCTGCGTTCATCAGCTTTCCAAGTGACATATTTCAAGAATTGAAGCAGCGACTACCACAATTGCAAGGATCAACAGACGTCAACACTCAATCTACACTACGCGTTCGCATTACCAATACAACAAGCACTACAACGCCTACAACGCTTACGACCCCAACAAGAATCCGATACACCGTGCGACCACAGCGCGTGCGCGGACAACAGAAGTGGCAGGTCCAAGCTGTGAATAACCCTGACGGATTACAACGAAAGCAAAATGAAACCGGCCGAGGGGCTGCCTACGCCAAGCCAGGTTCAAGCAATGATGGTTTGGGCGGCCAGCACTTGAACTCGATACATATCAGCTCAAATACGGAAAGACAAAG GGACATTGAgtatcaacagcagcaagaacagcatCAGCAAAAGTCCCAGCCATACCAGTCCACAGTGcgtcaacaacagcaatcaaCTTATAGACCGTTAGAAATATTGACTACGCCGACACCACCCCAAAGACCAAGCTACAGTAGCCAGCCCACTTTAAGCTATAATACGGACTATGATGAGGATCTCAATGCACAG ATCGAACAGGATAATGTGTACGATCAACCTACGCGAACTCCGCAACG GGCCGAAGCGATGACCATACAAGCCCTGGACACGAGGACAACTGCCTCGACGACTGAAAGATCAGCTGCAAGGCCTGATGGGCGCAACTACTACGACACATTTACCACACCTATTACAAACTATGAAGAGACCGATTACAGCTATTCCAGCTCAGCAGAGTATGCCCAAAATTTACCCGCGGACTACTATCAAAGCGAGCAAACTCTAGTGAAGACTAGGCCGAGCACTCAAGCTCCGAAATCAAAAAATACGGACGATTATTATCTGATTGCCAATGATGTCGCACATTCTACTTCAGCTTTTAAAGTAGATCCGACTAAGAAGTACACGACAATGACACCCACACGTCCTCCGATCTCAAAGTCATCTTCAGTACCAATCAGGAATACAAACAAGATTGCCACAACTACAACACAAACAGTCACAAAGCCACCTGAAaccactacaacaacaaaaacaactacatTGAACCCTTCCAG CTCAAAAGCgcatgcaaataaaaactttaagcaaaatgttataatcaaattaaagaCAACCACATCACCACGTACCACACAAGCACCCAGTACAAAATCCCCAACGACCAGCACAATAAAGAAACCGTCACTCCCCACATATGACTCCAATCCCTTTCTCAAATCCAAACTTCAATTTCTGGCCAAGTCCCTGATCAGTGCTGTGGCTGGCAGTCAAAGCCAAAATATCAATGACACAAGAACTCCGACCCAAGTCCAATCTACAGTCACACCTCCATTCAGCGAATCGTGGGCGTTGGCAAATGACAGTGCAAATAGTAGTAGTACTCAAAAGTATGTTGAGACAATTTACGATGAAACCCAGAATGTGCAGAATGTCCAGGGGGAAGAGATATCTAGTGGTCGTAATTTTGACACAATCACATCGCCCAAGTTTCTGGATTTCATCAATGCCGCAGCTTATGGAGCCAGCAACTTAGTGCGCGCGCCCACAGAAAAGTCATTTAAGACTCTTTACACAAgggaaaatatatacaacgGCCTTGAAAAAGACAAAGCAATATCCACCGagcaaaatcaaagcaaacgTATACAAAGCTATGTGCTCTCCGATGTTAAGCCCCAAAGCTTTAGGCCAACTATAAACAATTCGTCAAGGGCTGCGTCATCGGACCTGTTAGATAGCTCAAGTACAGCAAGACCCAACAAAGCATACGAGTATAGTCTGGAAAGCGGTTCTCATGGATTTACCTTAAAAGCTAAGGAATCGCTAAATGAGGAGAACGTGTCTGAGCCACTGTTTGAACGCCCTGAAAGTGGGCAACGCCTTAAGcccagcacaacaacaacaacaacacgtttGCCACATACATTAGTCAATCATGTTAGCACGGAGAATGAAGATATTATACCTACAACGTATGCCCCGTTACGTATTTGGCGCAACGGCCGTCCAACTATTAAGCAAACACATAGGAAACCGACCAAAATGCCATTATTAAGCGTCACTGATCTGTCCAGCACTACTGCGAAAGCAACTaccacaacaataaaagcacCTAATACTTTTAGTTCTAGTACCGAACGAGCGAGCTCTGGACAAAGTTTTACATCCCGTGCAAATATATTCAAGGATAACCTTAACCGTGCTACGAGCAACCCAGGAATGAGATTTGTTTCGCCCTATAAGAGCCTTGAAAGTTTGCTTCAAGACGAAAGGATGCCACACAACAGCctcagaacaacaacaagaacacgCTATGCAAATGCTCCTGCCTCAATACCGTTTCTCCAAACAACGCCAAAGTCTACACACAATAGCTTTCCTACAAACATTATTCAAAACAATGCCACTCAAATTGTCCTTGAAACTATGACAAACGGCAATATGCGCAACTTTAGCATAAGTGATGTAATTCTAAGTACTTTCAGTCCTCAAAGACCAAGCTTGCCGCGtgcaactacaacaaccaCTGCCAAAACCACAACCACAAATAAAATACCCACAGAGGCTGCGCTTACTACTACAATTTTAGAACCAACAGTAGCTACAGTAGTGACTTCGCCCTCAATACAGGTGTCTGAAATCGCAGTGCGTGCACGTGGCCGGTCGCGGTACACGGCAGCTACCATCAGCTATAATTTAGATAGTGTTGACGAGCCGACCACTTATGCCCCTAAATTTAAGATACCCAATAGCTATGAACTGAGGAGCTCCACATCTAAACCACTTTTAAGACGCAAAGCGCATCGTGGTCGAGCTGCTACCAGCCTCCGGCAAACGATATCCGAACCGACAGCTAGGTCCGGagaaaaatatgaaacttATAAAGCAGCTCAAAAGGCCAAAGAGACGGTTTATAGGTATCAAATAGCCCCATCCTCTGCAAAGCCAATAACTGCTGAGGATACAAGTTCACTGAAACGCAACCCAAATGAAAACGAAGCCTTAATCTCAGATACCCCGCGTGCAGAAGCCCTTATTGCACAGCAACCACTCGAAAATAAACATAACAATAGCATAGAACAGAGCATTAGCACAGAGACATCTGCTAGTTCTATCCAAGATGTTCATATTATAACCGACCGGCCACCTGTTAAGTATCTATATTCGAACAAATATCGGCAGAAAACAGCGGAGCGCACACTGGCGGATAGTCTGCAGAATGCCGGGTACATAACGACGGCGAACGGACGAACCAAGTTTCGTGCTACCAATgtgctggagcagctgcaacattttCTTTCCGCCAGTGACAGTGATGAGAGCGGGTCATCGCAATTCGTTGATGAAGTTTATGGTTCAGAAATAAAAGCTTCTGTTAATGAGATAACACCGGGCTTTTCAACAAACCGTAGTGCAATGACTACAATGAGATCCACTACTGCCATGTCTGCATCACTGCCAACCACACGCGTCCCACTTTTTGCATTTAAGTCGACAGGAAACCCATCCAAATCATATACCCCAACCCCTACTATTAGCATAATAGAAACAGATGCAACAAAGGCTAACATTAGCATCCCAGATATTAGTACTGAACCTGTCCCTTCAACTACGACTGCCACTCCCTCTGTAACTATATCTTCTCCACCAACAACACGAGTTTCGAGGGTAAATAACGCCTTGAAGTCGTcaattgccgctgctgccgcccaATCATCTAGCCCGGTCTCAACCTCATCCACATATCAAATGCCAGGGGGTAGAGCTAACAAATTTCAATATGGCCTTGCCtccaacagtaacaacaaccaacaccaatacaacaacaacaatgccgctgtcgctgctgtctCGGTGAAGTGCTCCGATAGCACACTGAGCCCTAAGTGCAACGAAATCCCCTCAAG AAACAACAATAGAAACCGTGGCAGTTCAATATTCACGAATCAGGATCGTGATACTGCTGCCACTCCTAACAGAGGGACTCATCCACC ACGGACGCGTCCAACGCTTAAGCCGGCTGGCACAATAGTCTCAAAGGCTCAAGAGTTTGTGGACATATACAGATATCCGCCTTCCCGACCGGATCCACTTTACCCACAGCCTACGCCGGATAAGACGGCTGCCAAGTGCCGTAAAGATGTTTGTTTACTGCCTGATTGCTATTGCGGTGGCAAGGACATACCCG GAGGTTTGAATGTATCGGATACCCcacaaattgttttaattacgTTTGATGATGCCATAAGCACAATTAATATTGATCTGTATGATGAGTTATTTAATAACAAGTCACGCAAGAACCCGAACGGATGTCCTTTGCGTGCCACTTTCTACTTATCCCATGAATGGACGGATTATGGCATGGTCCAGGATTTGTACTCTGATGGACATGAAATGGCCTCGCATACGGTTTC TCATAGCTTTGGCGAGCAGTTCTCACAAAAGAAATGGACTCGGGAAATAGCTGGTCAACGCGAAATACTCGCTGCCTATGGCGGCGTCAAGCTATCTGACGTAAGGGGTATGCGTGCTCCTTTCCTCTCAGTTGGTGGTaacaaaatgtacaaaatgcTGTATGACTCAAATTTCACCTACGACTCGTCGATGCCGGTCTATGAAAATCGACCTCCATCGTGGCCGTACACTCTTGACTATAAGATCTTCCACGATTGTATGATACCGCCCTGTCCGACACGAAGCTATCCGGGGGTTTGGCAAGTACCCATGGTCATGTGGCAGGACTTGAACGGCGGACGCTGCTCTATGGGAGATGCCTGCTCAAATCCAAGTGATTCAGAGGGTGTAACCAAAATGATTATGAAGAATTTCGAACGTCATTATACCACCAATAG GGCACCGTTTGGATTGTTTTATCATGCCGCTTGGTTTACGCAACCGCATCACAAGGAAGGGTTTATAAAGTTCCTCGATGCCATAAACGCCATGCAGGATGTTTGGATCATAACAAATTGGCAGGCTCTACAATGGGTGCGCGATCCAACACCTACGTCTAGGATAAATTCTTTCCAGCCATTCCAATGTGATTACTCG GACCGACCCAAACGTTGCAATAATCCAAAAGTCTGCAATCTGTGGCACAAATCTGGAGTTCGATACATGAAAACATGTCAGCCCTGCCCCGACATCTACCCATGGACTGGAAAATCCGGCATACGTTCATCACGCATCGACAACGAAGTTGAAGAGCCTTCCGCGCAAAACTGA